In Gemmatimonas sp., one genomic interval encodes:
- a CDS encoding DUF3800 domain-containing protein, with protein sequence MILFHIDDSGNTGAKLDHDVEPIHWLVAVGIDESLVRDVDRGIYLTCCRHFGTSATSHMDFEVKGSELFSGRGCAQGMAPAGRIACYEELLSLLAPYHARIFSRGINKRGLAIRQARTGLAPGHPYDRGFQYLVERINDWLASPTVSALGLIVADEQQEVERRMIHQFNQWTHIGTTTGYRAREITHLLPSLHYVRSVDSRLVQMADCVAFLRNRVAKINGNPKTASDREVLRLWTTHCAPLVVDDRVWP encoded by the coding sequence GTGATCCTCTTCCACATCGACGATTCGGGCAATACGGGAGCGAAGCTCGATCACGATGTCGAGCCGATTCATTGGCTCGTCGCTGTCGGCATCGACGAATCACTCGTGCGCGATGTCGATCGTGGTATCTATCTCACGTGCTGTCGCCATTTCGGTACCAGTGCGACCAGCCACATGGACTTCGAGGTCAAGGGATCCGAACTGTTCAGCGGTCGTGGATGCGCGCAGGGAATGGCACCGGCCGGGCGCATTGCCTGCTACGAGGAGTTGCTGTCACTGCTTGCACCGTACCACGCACGGATCTTCTCTCGGGGAATCAACAAGCGCGGGCTCGCGATCCGGCAGGCCAGAACTGGACTCGCGCCGGGCCACCCGTACGATCGCGGGTTCCAGTACCTGGTGGAGCGTATCAATGACTGGCTCGCGTCCCCAACCGTGTCGGCACTCGGTCTGATCGTTGCCGATGAACAGCAGGAGGTCGAGCGGCGAATGATCCATCAGTTCAATCAGTGGACCCACATCGGGACCACGACCGGATACCGAGCCCGCGAGATTACGCACCTGCTACCGTCACTTCACTACGTACGTTCGGTCGATAGTCGGCTGGTGCAAATGGCCGACTGCGTGGCGTTCTTGAGAAACCGAGTTGCCAAGATCAATGGGAACCCGAAAACGGCGTCCGACCGCGAGGTGCTGAGACTGTGGACCACGCACTGCGCGCCGTTGGTCGTCGACGACCGAGTATGGCCATGA
- a CDS encoding DEAD/DEAH box helicase family protein gives MSFEVPSPILCSPYAEPDRHWFMPEGATPVERPSRRPAFVFQPRDGELTWDLSDGTLARLPEYDRAWALTLVNRIRARVAEWRAAGYPNATGTTLDLLAHWRRDGRKQPLFFAQLEAVETVLFLVEGRADLRQGITVPLDEPTEEQLAAGARAFVRYACKMATGSGKTTVMGMLAAWSILNKVVNRADARFSDVVLIVCPNVTIRDRLRELDVDGGDASLYRTRDLVPAHLMPRLAQGRVVVTNWHVFEPRTQGVGGESARVSKVGKAVTRTERVYIGDKSTVARGERYLTLADYTRLAASGEIEEIEPPSTSGTGERVSALVRWTRYVESDASIVARVLGRAKGKQNILVLNDEAHHAYRIRRHEEDDEERLELFGDDEQEQEYVREATVWIEGLDRVHALRGINLCVDLSATPYYLGRMGRDSGRPFPWLVSDFGLTDAIESGLVKVPQLAVRDNTGSERPKYHNLWRWIMSCLTPAERGGRRGSPKVEAVLKWAHQPLAMLAQDWERIRGEWAATDEARPPVLIIVCRDTKLAKATYEWIADGWSSTEVPSFDMASLRNQHGMVNTIRVDSKVVSETDGGSVASGAQGDLARWMRFTLDTVGRREWPTDSQGRPVYPPEFEVLAEKLEKPLHPPGRDVRCIVSVGMLTEGWDANTVTHVVGLRPFQSQLLCEQVVGRALRRASYDVDDTDRGPRLRDEEAQVLGVPFEIIPFKATGAVAPAPSRRRHVRALPERSAFEMRFPLVEGYTQAVRNRITVDWDAVPELIIDPANIPPEVYMAGVLTDTAGKVKPLSPGRTQELALAPYLATQTLQQRVFVAAGTLTRRYIEEWHATVPAHVLFPQIARIAQRYAETKVRVIGEPKDVRAAFVAPYYSQLVERILQSLHPDDTAGETPEVPRFARQEPGTTAIVDFWTGKEVRDTVKCHVNYLVADTKRWEQQAAQYLDGSPYVAAWVKNAGLGFGIPYEHDSMRHEYVPDFLVRLEGEGARYVIVETKGYDPLADVKRAAAERWVRAVNADGAWGEWHYRLVYQPADLPFFLADLAPAARV, from the coding sequence ATGTCCTTCGAAGTTCCCTCCCCCATCCTCTGCTCGCCGTACGCCGAGCCCGACCGTCACTGGTTCATGCCCGAAGGGGCCACGCCGGTGGAGCGGCCGTCGCGCCGCCCGGCGTTTGTGTTCCAGCCCCGGGATGGGGAACTGACCTGGGATCTGTCGGACGGCACGCTGGCCCGGTTGCCGGAGTACGACCGCGCGTGGGCGCTCACGCTGGTCAACCGCATTCGCGCCCGCGTGGCCGAGTGGCGGGCGGCCGGGTATCCCAACGCCACGGGTACCACCCTCGATCTGCTGGCGCACTGGCGCCGCGATGGGCGCAAGCAGCCGCTCTTCTTCGCGCAGCTCGAGGCGGTGGAGACGGTGCTGTTCCTGGTGGAAGGGCGGGCCGACCTGCGGCAGGGAATCACGGTCCCGCTGGACGAACCCACCGAGGAGCAACTGGCCGCCGGTGCCCGGGCCTTCGTGCGTTACGCGTGCAAGATGGCCACGGGGAGCGGCAAGACGACCGTCATGGGCATGCTCGCGGCGTGGAGCATCCTCAACAAGGTGGTGAACCGCGCCGACGCGCGCTTCTCCGATGTCGTGCTCATCGTGTGCCCCAACGTGACCATCCGGGATCGTCTGCGCGAGCTCGACGTGGACGGCGGCGATGCGAGCCTGTACCGCACGCGCGACCTGGTCCCCGCGCACCTCATGCCGCGTCTCGCGCAGGGGCGGGTGGTGGTCACCAACTGGCACGTCTTCGAGCCGCGAACGCAGGGCGTCGGCGGCGAATCCGCGCGCGTGTCGAAGGTGGGGAAGGCGGTGACCCGCACCGAGCGCGTGTACATCGGCGACAAGAGCACGGTGGCCCGTGGCGAGCGCTATCTCACCCTGGCCGACTACACGCGATTGGCGGCGAGCGGCGAGATCGAGGAGATCGAGCCCCCCAGCACCAGCGGGACCGGTGAACGCGTGAGCGCGCTGGTGCGGTGGACCCGCTATGTGGAGAGCGACGCCAGCATCGTGGCCCGCGTGCTGGGCCGCGCGAAGGGGAAGCAGAACATTCTGGTGCTCAACGACGAAGCCCATCACGCCTACCGCATTCGTCGGCACGAGGAAGACGACGAGGAGCGCCTGGAGCTGTTCGGCGATGACGAGCAGGAGCAGGAGTACGTGCGCGAGGCGACGGTGTGGATCGAAGGGCTCGATCGCGTGCACGCCCTGCGCGGCATCAACCTGTGTGTGGACCTGTCGGCGACGCCGTACTACCTGGGGCGCATGGGGCGCGACTCGGGGCGCCCGTTCCCGTGGCTGGTGAGCGATTTCGGGCTCACGGATGCCATCGAATCGGGGCTGGTGAAGGTGCCGCAGCTGGCGGTGCGGGACAACACGGGGAGCGAGCGCCCCAAGTACCACAACCTGTGGCGCTGGATCATGTCCTGTCTCACACCGGCCGAACGGGGCGGTCGGCGCGGCAGCCCCAAGGTGGAAGCGGTGCTGAAGTGGGCGCACCAGCCGCTCGCCATGCTGGCGCAGGATTGGGAGCGCATTCGCGGCGAATGGGCGGCAACGGACGAGGCCCGCCCGCCGGTCCTCATCATCGTGTGCCGCGACACGAAGCTGGCCAAGGCCACCTACGAGTGGATTGCCGACGGGTGGTCGAGCACCGAGGTGCCATCGTTCGACATGGCGTCGCTGCGCAACCAGCACGGGATGGTGAACACCATCCGGGTCGACTCGAAGGTGGTGAGCGAGACGGATGGCGGAAGTGTGGCCTCAGGGGCGCAGGGTGATCTGGCCCGCTGGATGCGATTCACGCTCGACACGGTGGGACGGCGCGAGTGGCCCACCGATTCGCAGGGGCGCCCTGTGTATCCCCCGGAGTTCGAGGTGCTGGCAGAAAAGCTGGAGAAGCCGTTGCACCCGCCGGGACGCGACGTGCGCTGCATCGTGAGCGTGGGCATGCTCACGGAAGGATGGGACGCGAATACCGTGACGCACGTGGTGGGGCTGCGCCCGTTTCAGAGCCAGCTGCTCTGTGAGCAGGTGGTGGGCCGCGCGTTGCGTCGCGCGAGTTACGACGTGGACGACACGGACCGCGGCCCCCGCCTCCGGGATGAGGAGGCCCAGGTGCTCGGCGTGCCCTTCGAGATCATTCCGTTCAAGGCCACCGGCGCGGTGGCCCCAGCGCCGAGCCGTCGCCGGCATGTGCGCGCGTTGCCGGAGCGCAGCGCGTTCGAGATGCGCTTTCCGCTGGTGGAGGGATACACGCAGGCCGTACGCAACCGCATCACGGTGGACTGGGACGCGGTGCCCGAACTGATCATCGATCCGGCAAACATCCCGCCGGAGGTGTACATGGCCGGCGTACTGACGGATACGGCGGGCAAGGTGAAGCCGTTGTCGCCGGGGCGCACGCAGGAGCTGGCGCTCGCGCCCTACCTCGCCACGCAGACGTTGCAGCAGCGGGTGTTCGTGGCGGCCGGCACGCTCACCCGGCGGTACATCGAGGAGTGGCACGCCACGGTGCCGGCGCACGTGCTCTTCCCGCAGATCGCGCGGATCGCGCAGCGCTATGCCGAGACGAAGGTGCGCGTGATCGGCGAGCCCAAGGACGTGCGCGCCGCATTCGTGGCGCCGTACTACAGCCAGCTGGTGGAGCGCATTCTCCAGAGCCTGCATCCCGATGACACGGCCGGCGAGACGCCCGAGGTGCCTCGCTTCGCGCGACAGGAGCCCGGTACCACGGCCATCGTGGATTTCTGGACCGGCAAGGAGGTGCGGGACACGGTGAAGTGCCACGTGAACTATCTGGTGGCCGATACCAAGCGCTGGGAACAGCAGGCGGCGCAGTACCTCGACGGGAGCCCGTACGTGGCGGCGTGGGTGAAGAACGCGGGGCTTGGCTTCGGCATTCCGTACGAGCACGACAGCATGCGTCATGAGTACGTGCCGGATTTTCTCGTTCGCCTCGAGGGGGAGGGCGCGCGGTACGTGATCGTGGAGACGAAGGGGTACGACCCGCTGGCTGATGTGAAGCGGGCGGCCGCGGAGCGCTGGGTCCGCGCCGTGAACGCGGACGGCGCCTGGGGCGAGTGGCACTATCGGCTGGTGTACCAGCCGGCGGACTTGCCGTTCTTCCTTGCCGATCTCGCCCCCGCAGCAAGGGTCTGA
- a CDS encoding site-specific DNA-methyltransferase, with protein sequence MPAKKTPPTRASAKKAAAAAPPTTGKAPAATASPTPARSYEHVAADAAMRPEAGTQAQFRKKKAPATYRYDSSLAPELVWDGGHAALRDRVSELLAVVQTGLAAEGDGDAAKAARAAGRAAAAELATLQQPFLNWTGKAERLSFDVPTLPLFVHERLSTQAILETLGAHRKDQQHDLFDLFADPRRPVVDQVLKAYEHRDRWVNRMMLGDSLVCMNSLLQYEGMGGQVQMIYIDPPYGVKFGSNFQPFVRKRDVKHNDDADLTREPEMVQAYRDTWELGLHSYLTYLRDRLLLAKELLTPSGSVFVQISDENLHHVREVMDEVFGAENCCAVIAFAKSAGSTGDLLPGSTDYVLWYARERRSVKYRPLFVPRDVRDAIEVSGYNHVELSSGERHRLTETERRNPESLDAGARLFKPADPTSQRLGRQSGPGSAMHFAVTVSGQDFFPSGQRGWTTTETGMARLVELNRLFPVGNTLSYVRYLSDFPLTSLTQLWTDTSIAGFASDKLYVVQTSIKVIQRCLLMTTDPGDLVLDPTCGSGTTAYVAEQWGRRWITMDTSRVPLALARQRLLTATFPWYTLKDASRGPAGGFTYVRKQNKRGEDVGGLVPHITLKSIANNEPPTMEVLVDRPEEESKVTRVAGPFVVEATIPTPVDWEGDGESDSGAMPMEAHGNFVDRMLEVLRRSPSIATANNERVAFEQVRPPARALVLNAEAVLTGETPEPVAFVFGPEHGAVSEQLVHQALKEADRKNYTRLFVVGFAIEGNARLLVEQSAQFGVPATYVQATPDLVMGSLLKTTRASQVFSVAGLPDVTVTKVPPAAAGDPPRWQVRLGGLDVFDPATMTTSHTQGSDVPAWLLDSDYNGRVFRATQVFFPRTGAWEAMQKALKAQFEPGVFEHLAGDTSAPFFAGEHNQIAVKVIDDRGNELVVVKALA encoded by the coding sequence ATGCCGGCGAAGAAGACTCCGCCCACCAGGGCTTCCGCAAAGAAGGCTGCGGCAGCTGCCCCGCCGACCACCGGGAAGGCCCCAGCGGCCACCGCGTCGCCCACCCCCGCGCGGTCGTACGAGCATGTGGCCGCCGACGCGGCCATGCGCCCTGAGGCGGGCACGCAGGCGCAGTTCCGCAAGAAGAAGGCGCCGGCCACCTACCGCTACGACTCGTCGCTGGCGCCCGAGCTGGTGTGGGACGGCGGCCACGCGGCGCTGCGCGATCGCGTGAGCGAACTGCTCGCGGTGGTGCAGACGGGGTTGGCCGCCGAGGGTGACGGCGATGCGGCGAAGGCCGCGCGTGCCGCCGGGCGTGCCGCGGCGGCGGAGCTGGCAACACTGCAGCAGCCCTTCCTCAACTGGACCGGCAAGGCGGAGCGGCTGTCGTTCGACGTGCCCACGCTGCCGCTGTTCGTGCACGAGCGGCTCAGCACGCAGGCAATTCTTGAAACGCTCGGCGCGCACAGAAAAGACCAGCAGCACGACCTGTTCGACCTGTTCGCCGACCCGCGCCGCCCGGTGGTGGACCAGGTGCTCAAGGCCTACGAGCATCGCGACCGCTGGGTGAACCGCATGATGCTGGGCGATTCACTGGTGTGCATGAACAGCCTGCTGCAGTACGAAGGCATGGGTGGGCAGGTGCAGATGATCTACATCGACCCGCCGTACGGCGTGAAGTTCGGTAGCAACTTCCAGCCGTTCGTGCGCAAGCGCGACGTGAAGCACAACGACGACGCCGACCTCACCCGCGAGCCGGAGATGGTGCAGGCGTACCGCGATACGTGGGAGCTGGGGCTGCACTCGTATCTCACGTACCTGCGCGATCGGCTGCTGCTGGCGAAGGAGCTGCTCACGCCGAGCGGGAGTGTGTTCGTGCAGATCTCGGACGAGAATCTGCACCACGTGCGTGAGGTGATGGATGAGGTGTTTGGGGCGGAGAACTGCTGTGCGGTGATCGCATTCGCAAAGTCTGCTGGATCGACAGGCGATCTTTTGCCCGGATCCACAGACTACGTGCTGTGGTATGCCCGTGAGCGGAGATCCGTGAAGTACAGGCCACTGTTTGTGCCGCGAGATGTGCGCGACGCAATCGAGGTGTCCGGCTACAACCACGTCGAGCTTTCGAGCGGTGAGCGCCACCGCCTCACTGAGACGGAGCGAAGGAACCCCGAGTCTCTCGATGCAGGTGCTCGGCTCTTCAAGCCTGCTGACCCAACGAGCCAAAGGCTCGGACGACAGTCGGGTCCGGGATCTGCGATGCACTTTGCGGTAACCGTTTCAGGACAGGACTTCTTCCCGTCCGGTCAGCGCGGCTGGACGACTACCGAAACTGGGATGGCAAGGCTAGTAGAGTTGAACCGCCTCTTCCCGGTAGGAAACACGCTCTCATACGTTCGCTATTTATCCGACTTTCCGCTCACGAGCCTGACTCAACTTTGGACTGACACGTCAATCGCAGGATTCGCGTCGGATAAACTCTATGTTGTCCAGACCAGCATAAAAGTCATCCAACGCTGCCTCCTGATGACCACCGATCCCGGCGACCTGGTCCTCGACCCGACCTGCGGCTCCGGCACGACCGCGTACGTGGCCGAGCAGTGGGGGCGCCGGTGGATCACCATGGACACGTCGCGCGTGCCGCTCGCGCTGGCGCGGCAGCGCCTGCTCACGGCCACCTTTCCGTGGTACACGCTCAAGGACGCGTCGCGCGGTCCGGCGGGCGGGTTCACGTATGTGCGAAAGCAGAACAAGCGCGGGGAGGATGTCGGCGGGCTGGTGCCGCACATCACGCTCAAGAGCATCGCCAACAACGAACCGCCCACCATGGAAGTGCTGGTGGACCGCCCGGAGGAGGAGAGCAAGGTCACGCGCGTGGCGGGCCCCTTCGTGGTGGAGGCCACCATTCCCACGCCGGTGGACTGGGAAGGCGACGGCGAAAGCGACAGCGGCGCGATGCCCATGGAGGCCCACGGCAACTTCGTGGATCGCATGCTGGAGGTGCTGCGCCGGAGCCCCAGCATAGCCACCGCCAACAACGAGCGCGTGGCCTTCGAGCAGGTGCGCCCGCCCGCGCGGGCGCTGGTACTCAACGCCGAGGCCGTGCTGACGGGCGAGACGCCGGAGCCGGTGGCGTTCGTGTTCGGCCCCGAACATGGCGCCGTTTCCGAACAGCTCGTGCATCAGGCGCTCAAGGAAGCCGACCGCAAGAACTACACGCGGCTGTTCGTGGTGGGCTTCGCCATTGAGGGGAACGCGCGGCTGCTGGTGGAGCAGAGTGCGCAGTTCGGCGTGCCCGCCACCTACGTGCAGGCCACCCCCGACCTGGTCATGGGCAGCCTGCTCAAGACCACCCGCGCCAGTCAGGTGTTCAGCGTGGCCGGGCTGCCGGATGTCACCGTTACGAAGGTGCCCCCGGCGGCGGCCGGTGACCCGCCACGCTGGCAGGTACGGCTGGGGGGGCTCGATGTGTTCGACCCGGCCACCATGACCACGTCACACACGCAGGGCAGTGATGTGCCCGCCTGGCTGCTCGACAGCGACTACAACGGCCGTGTGTTCCGGGCTACGCAGGTGTTCTTTCCCCGCACGGGGGCGTGGGAGGCCATGCAGAAGGCGCTCAAGGCCCAGTTCGAGCCTGGCGTGTTCGAGCATCTGGCCGGCGACACCAGCGCGCCATTCTTCGCCGGGGAGCACAACCAGATTGCGGTGAAGGTGATCGACGACCGCGGGAACGAGCTGGTGGTGGTGAAGGCGCTCGCGTGA
- a CDS encoding penicillin acylase family protein, whose product MARNLPVALLCLAVGAGATWAGARGIGEVPPLGALLSPAVGLWANTTNDLPASASAKIPGLTDAVDIRYDARSVPHIFAKTELDAVRALGYVVARDRLFQLELQSRAGEGTLTELVGDVALPADQETRQLGMPRAAEQRMQRMDTTGTLYRILSAYAEGINAYRTSLSTAQLPVEYKLLQRAPRPWLPVHSMHLLNRMGYTLAHSPIELDLLEARALVGDSAARAFWDTSSPVQEPIQPAPRTAPREAFAALPSPGSPDTAALRRLAALGTGAGALRWQRDLALPAEARFAVQQERAFASNNWAVSPQRSTSGKALLAGDPHLELTLPSIWFEVHLVVPGQMDVGGVTIPGLPGVTIGYTRAFAWSFTNTGADVMDFWRETVNNAAAPTSYELDGQPVPLESRVEVYRNKQGAVIDTDTVYYTHRGPMRRQGTEWLSMRWTVLEAGNELLGFYSGLRATSATAFLDSLAAYYQAPAQNMIVADTAGTIAIRSTGRHPIRANRGRGTEILDGRTRANDWMGFRTVAQYPQSINPAQGYLASANQEPVDPALDSLYLGTDAHYEIWRALQINRLLRADSAMTPDKMRAFHTDPGSVRADRLAPVLVAAAQARVKQGDTSTSLAAAEAVLRTWDRRYTRDNTGARLFETTLARVSALLWDEFAPPGKSAPAVRPSESRLLQLVRDSTSPWWDDRRTANVREDRDALLARALTAAYDTLRADFGDPAKSPWTWGRVAPARPRHLLRLDGFSAPPTPIDGGRGTLNPSVGSAYANFGASWRMVVELDGTPRIHGVYPGGQSGNPASPRYLDRFAMWSNGALDSVRTPRTAADLAASDVRATLTLTR is encoded by the coding sequence ATGGCACGGAACCTTCCTGTTGCACTCCTCTGTCTGGCCGTCGGCGCCGGCGCTACCTGGGCGGGTGCCCGCGGTATTGGCGAGGTACCGCCCCTGGGGGCGCTGCTTTCCCCCGCGGTTGGTTTGTGGGCCAACACCACCAACGACCTCCCTGCCTCCGCGTCGGCGAAGATCCCCGGGCTGACCGACGCGGTGGATATCCGCTACGACGCGCGCAGCGTGCCGCACATCTTCGCCAAGACGGAGCTCGATGCCGTGCGGGCGCTGGGGTACGTCGTGGCGCGAGACCGGCTGTTCCAGCTGGAGCTCCAGTCGCGGGCCGGCGAGGGGACGCTCACGGAACTCGTGGGCGATGTCGCGCTCCCCGCCGATCAGGAAACGCGCCAGTTGGGCATGCCGCGCGCAGCCGAGCAACGCATGCAGCGCATGGACACCACCGGCACGCTGTACCGCATCCTGTCCGCGTATGCGGAGGGGATCAACGCGTATCGCACGTCGCTCTCCACGGCGCAGCTGCCCGTGGAGTACAAGCTCCTGCAGCGAGCGCCGCGCCCATGGCTGCCGGTGCATTCCATGCACCTGCTCAATCGCATGGGGTACACGTTGGCCCATTCGCCTATTGAGCTCGACCTGCTCGAGGCCCGCGCGCTGGTGGGCGACAGCGCGGCGCGGGCGTTCTGGGACACCTCCTCGCCCGTGCAGGAGCCCATTCAGCCCGCGCCTCGTACGGCGCCGCGCGAGGCATTCGCCGCGCTGCCGTCACCGGGTTCGCCGGATACGGCCGCGCTGCGCAGGCTGGCCGCCCTGGGCACGGGTGCCGGGGCGTTGCGCTGGCAGCGTGATCTGGCCTTGCCCGCCGAGGCGCGGTTTGCGGTGCAGCAGGAGCGCGCCTTTGCTTCGAACAACTGGGCCGTGAGCCCGCAGCGCAGCACCAGTGGCAAGGCGCTGCTCGCGGGTGACCCGCATCTCGAACTCACTCTGCCCAGCATCTGGTTCGAGGTGCACCTCGTGGTGCCCGGCCAGATGGATGTGGGCGGGGTCACCATTCCCGGGCTGCCGGGGGTGACGATTGGCTACACGCGGGCTTTTGCGTGGAGCTTCACCAATACCGGCGCCGACGTGATGGACTTCTGGCGGGAGACGGTGAACAACGCGGCCGCGCCAACGTCGTACGAACTCGATGGACAGCCCGTTCCGCTCGAGAGCCGGGTGGAGGTCTATCGCAACAAGCAGGGCGCGGTGATCGATACGGACACGGTGTACTACACGCATCGTGGTCCCATGCGCCGGCAGGGAACGGAGTGGCTATCCATGCGCTGGACGGTGCTCGAAGCCGGCAATGAGTTGCTCGGTTTCTACAGCGGGCTGCGGGCCACGAGTGCCACGGCGTTTCTCGATTCGCTCGCGGCGTACTACCAGGCGCCCGCACAGAACATGATCGTGGCCGATACCGCGGGCACGATTGCCATTCGCTCCACAGGACGGCATCCCATTCGCGCCAACCGGGGGCGCGGAACCGAAATTCTCGATGGCCGCACGCGCGCCAATGACTGGATGGGCTTCCGTACCGTGGCGCAGTATCCGCAAAGCATCAATCCCGCGCAGGGTTATCTGGCGTCGGCCAATCAGGAACCGGTCGATCCCGCGCTCGACTCGCTGTATCTGGGCACCGACGCGCACTACGAAATCTGGCGCGCCCTGCAGATCAATCGGCTGCTGCGCGCGGACAGCGCCATGACCCCCGACAAGATGCGGGCGTTCCACACCGATCCGGGGAGTGTGCGTGCCGATCGTCTCGCGCCGGTGCTGGTGGCCGCGGCACAGGCGCGGGTGAAGCAGGGAGACACGTCGACCAGCCTGGCCGCCGCCGAGGCGGTGCTGCGCACGTGGGACCGGCGCTATACGCGCGACAACACCGGAGCGCGCCTGTTCGAGACGACGCTGGCCCGGGTATCGGCGCTGCTCTGGGATGAGTTCGCTCCGCCGGGGAAGTCGGCACCTGCGGTACGGCCGTCGGAGTCGCGACTGCTGCAGCTCGTGCGTGACTCCACGAGTCCGTGGTGGGATGATCGCCGTACGGCCAACGTGCGGGAGGATCGCGATGCACTGCTCGCGCGCGCCTTGACCGCTGCGTATGACACGCTGCGGGCCGACTTCGGCGATCCGGCGAAGTCGCCGTGGACGTGGGGAAGGGTGGCCCCCGCACGGCCGCGGCATCTGCTGCGACTCGATGGGTTCTCCGCCCCGCCCACGCCCATCGATGGGGGGCGTGGTACGCTCAATCCCTCGGTGGGGTCGGCGTACGCCAACTTCGGTGCCAGCTGGCGCATGGTAGTGGAGCTCGACGGGACGCCACGCATCCACGGCGTGTACCCCGGCGGCCAGAGCGGCAACCCGGCGAGTCCGCGCTACCTCGACCGGTTCGCCATGTGGAGCAACGGCGCGCTCGACAGTGTGCGCACGCCGCGCACGGCCGCCGACCTCGCCGCGTCGGATGTGCGCGCGACGCTCACCCTCACCCGCTGA